A window of the Triplophysa rosa linkage group LG23, Trosa_1v2, whole genome shotgun sequence genome harbors these coding sequences:
- the coasy gene encoding bifunctional coenzyme A synthase yields MSMFSTGVLVLTSPLHVLPLRIAPVLSSAAQVVERTLYVHLHPGLNLSTGGQVRPVYIPPMMDLCSLISRLYSNAADICGHLDVRVLLTNMSGALGASNGPFPTPQALSHSPEVVLTDFPIHDPGQSSLVSQCLQRYAGHCYVCTPSLSSVLLYSGLGEVMGEEDNDRGRKETQLQSFTDVVVGGTFDRLHGAHKTLLNISCLLASRRFLIGVCDQELFKNKVLKELIEPYGRRVQRLQEFLNDVKPSLKYEIVPLSDPFGPSISDPELQCIVVSEETRRGGEAVNKKRVENGLAELVLYEIQLLKDAHHTDIEEEKISSSSLRTRLLGTLLKPASPRPDLPLDPYVIGLTGGSGTGKSSIALRLEALGAVRIDCDQLGHEAYLPDTSAYQQILQEFGSDILNEDKTINRRILGGKVFGNQERLKALTDIVWPEITRLVKKEIQLAKEQGEKVCVVDAAVLLEAGWTYLVHEVWVATIPEEEAVKRIVQRDGVKEEDAVRRLRSQWPNAKLVEDANVVLCTLWEPDVTQRQILKAWNLLQQRIQQRKEESSRT; encoded by the exons ATGTCCATGTTCAGCACGGGCGTCCTGGTCCTTACGTCCCCCCTGCACGTCCTTCCTCTCCGCATAGCACCCGTCCTCAGCTCCGCCGCGCAGGTGGTGGAGCGCACACTTTACGTCCATCTCCACCCCGGGCTCAACCTAAGCACAGGTGGGCAGGTGCGGCCCGTCTACATCCCACCCATGATGGATCTCTGCTCTCTAATCTCTCGCCTTTACAGTAACGCGGCCGACATCTGCGGGCACCTGGACGTCCGGGTGCTGCTCACTAACATGTCCGGAGCGTTGGGGGCGTCCAACGGACCTTTTCCCACCCCGCAGGCGCTCTCCCACTCACCGGAAGTTGTGTTGACAGACTTCCCCATCCACGACCCCGGGCAGTCCTCGCTGGTCTCCCAGTGCTTGCAGCGGTACGCCGGTCACTGTTACGTCTGCACGCCAAGTCTCTCTTCCGTCCTTCTTTATTCTGGACTAGGAGAGGTCATGGGTGAGGAAGACAATGACAGAGGAAGAAAGGAAACGCAGTTGCAGTCCTTCACCGACGTGGTGGTGGGCGGCACTTTCGATCGCCTTCACGGTGCCCACAAGACCCTGCTGAATATTTCTTGTTTGCTGGCCAGTAGACGCTTTCTCATCGGTGTGTGCGATCAGGAATTGTTCAAAA ATAAGGTCTTGAAGGAACTGATCGAGCCGTACGGTCGTCGAGTACAGAGGCTGCAGGAGTTTCTGAACGATGTCAAACCGTCTCTGAAGTATGAAATCGTTCCTCTCTCCGACCCCTTCGGCCCTTCCATAAGTGACCCTGAGCTTCAGTGCATTGTGGTTAGCGAGGAGACGAGAAGAGGGGGTGAAGCCGTCAACAAGAAGCGTGTGGAAAAT GGTTTGGCAGAGCTGGTTCTATATGAAATACAGTTGCTGAAAGACGCCCATCACACTGACATCGAGGAGGAGAAAATAAGTTCATCCAGCCTGAGAACAAGACTACTAGGCACACTGCTCAAACCTGCATCT CCTCGACCCGATCTCCCTCTGGACCCTTACGTGATCGGTCTGACGGGTGGCAGTGGGACGGGGAAAAGTTCCATAGCGCTCAGACTGGAGGCGCTCGGTGCTGTACGGATCGACTGCGATCAGCTCGGACACGAGGCTTACCTGCCGGACACATCAGCCTACCAGCAGATCCTTCAGGAGTTTGGCTCAG ATATCCTTAATGAGGATAAGACCATTAACAGAAGAATACTGGGTGGAAAGGTTTTTGGGAACCAG gAACGTCTGAAGGCTCTGACAGATATAGTGTGGCCGGAGATCACGCGGCTGGTGAAGAAAGAAATACAGCTGGCTAAAGAGCAAG GTGAGAAGGTTTGTGTGGTGGATGCAGCTGTGTTACTCGAAGCGGGATGGACATATTTGGTTCATGAGGTTTGGGTGGCCACCATCCCAGAAGAAGAG GCAGTGAAGCGTATAGTCCAGCGTGATGGCGTAAAGGAAGAAGATGCTGTGAGAAGATTGAGAAGTCAGTGGCCCAATGCAAAGCTGGTAGAAGATGCTAATGTAGTGCTGTGCACACTGTGGGAACCTGATGTCACTCAGAGACAG ATATTAAAAGCCTGGAATCTTTTACAGCAGCGGATTCAACAGAGAAAAGAGGAGAGCAGCAGAACATGA
- the naglu gene encoding alpha-N-acetylglucosaminidase, whose translation MTHCSRGAMLALLCVTMLHCVSGEFHTLAHLRARASDKTQSRAVADLLKRLLGNRSREFIVSVNGTLSDDGLDVCELRSARNDKIVAVGRTGVAVAAGIYNYLKYFCNCHVSWSGDQLNVPRPLPPLTGVLRISTPHRFRYYQNVCTQSYSTVWWDWPRWQREIDWMALNGINLPLAFNGQEALWQEVYLSLGLNQTEIDHFFTGPAFLAWNRMGNLFQWGGTLPQSWHIKQLNLQFRMLGRMRALGMIPVLPAFSGIVPEGITRLFPKANVTKLSPWSHFNCSYSCAHMLDPRDPLFQRIGALFLSQVVKEFGTDHIYNTDTFNEMSPASSDPAYLASVSRAVFSTMTSVDPQAIWLMQGWLFLSDPWFWKPDQVKALLHGVPLGRMIVLDLFAESMPVYPSTNSFYGQPFIWCMLHNFGGNSGLFGTVERINSGPFEALRFPNSTLVGLGLTPEGIEQNPVVYELMSEMAWRKEPVNLSKWVSLYALRRYGSMDENLALAWRLLFHSVYNCTVLLYKNHNRSPLVHRPSLRMQTDIWYEPAELYKAWKLLFEAAPGFVSVETFRYDLVDVTRQALQLLTTEFYKEIRDAFQTQKLSDLLTAGGVLVYDLLPELDRLLSSNEHFLLGAWLEQAQSQALDQHEAQLYELNARNQITLWGPDGNILDYASKEWGGLVADYYLQRWGLFVNTLVECLDRGRPFKQDVFNQAVFQVEKGFVFNQRKYPSKPLGDTYDIAHRIFLKYYPYALKKLK comes from the exons ATGACACATTGTAGCCGCGGCGCGATGCTCGCGCTTTTATGCGTTACAATGTTGCACTGCGTCTCCGGTGAGTTTCACACTTTGGCGCATCTGAGAGCGCGAGCCAGCGATAAAACTCAGTCCAGGGCTGTGGCGGATCTGCTCAAGCGACTGCTGGGGAACAGATCACGAGAGTTCATCGTGTCGGTCAACGGCACTCTGTCCGATGACGGTTTGGACGTGTGTGAGCTGCGGTCCGCAAGAAACGACAAGATCGTGGCGGTGGGCAGGACGGGGGTCGCGGTGGCCGCCGGGATATATAACTATCTGAAGTACTTCTGTAACTGTCACGTGTCTTGGTCCGGAGATCAGTTAAATGTCCCGCGACCTCTGCCTCCTCTCACCGGCGTTCTGCGCATCAGTACTCCGCACAG GTTCAGGTATTATCAGAACGTGTGTACCCAGAGTTACTCCACTGTGTGGTGGGACTGGCCAAGATGGCAAAGAGAGATCGACTGGATGGCGCTGAATGGCATAAACCTTCCTCTGGCATTCAACGGGCAGGAGGCGCTGTGGCAGGAG GTGTATCTGTCTCTCGGTCTCAACCAGACTGAGATTGATCACTTCTTCACAGGTCCTGCTTTTCTAGCGTGGAACCGCATGGGGAACCTGTTTCAGTGGGGTGGAACACTTCCTCAGTCCTGGCATATCAAACAGCTCAATCTGCAG TTTAGAATGTTGGGCCGAATGAGAGCTCTTGGAATGATACCTGTATTACCCGCCTTTTCAGGGATTGTACCTGAAGGTATTACCAg gttATTTCCCAAAGCAAACGTGACCAAGTTGAGTCCCTGGAGTCATTTTAACTGTAGCTACTCCTGCGCTCACATGCTGGACCCTCGAGACCCCCTCTTCCAGCGCATCGGAGCTCTTTTCTTATCTCAGGTCGTTAAAGAGTTCGGAACAGATCACATTTACAACACAGACACCTTCAACGAGATGAGCCCGGCCTCCTCCGACCCCGCTTACCTGGCGTCTGTGAGCCGGGCAGTTTTCAGCACAATGACTTCAG TGGATCCTCAAGCAATTTGGCTGATGCAGGGTTGGCTTTTTCTCAGCGACCCTTGGTTCTGGAAACCCGACCAGGTCAAGGCCTTGTTACATGGCGTTCCCCTGGGACGAATGATTGTCCTGGACCTCTTTGCTGAATCCATGCCCGTCTATCCTTCCACTAACTCCTTCTATGGCCAGCCTTTCATCTGGTGCATGCTGCACAATTTTGGAGGGAACAGTGGTCTGTTCGGAACGGTGGAGAGAATTAACTCCGGCCCCTTTGAAGCCCTCCGCTTCCCAAATTCCACCCTGGTGGGTTTGGGTTTGACCCCCGAGGGCATCGAACAGAACCCGGTGGTCTACGAGCTCATGAGCGAGATGGCCTGGCGCAAGGAACCCGTGAACCTTTCTAAGTGGGTGTCGCTGTATGCTTTGCGTCGCTATGGAAGCATGGATGAGAACCTGGCGTTGGCGTGGCGACTGTTGTTTCACAGCGTGTACAACTGCACTGTTCTGCTATACAAGAATCATAATCGAAGCCCTCTGGTGCATCGGCCGTCTCTGCGCATGCAGACGGATATTTGGTATGAACCCGCTGAGTTGTACAAGGCGTGGAAGCTGCTCTTTGAAGCCGCGCCGGGGTTCGTTTCCGTGGAAACCTTCCGGTACGATCTGGTGGATGTGACGCGACAGGCGCTTCAGCTCCTCACGACCGAATTCTACAAGGAAATACGTGACGCGTTTCAG ACCCAAAAGCTTTCCGACCTCCTGACGGCAGGCGGCGTGCTCGTCTATGATCTGTTACCCGAGTTGGACCGCCTTCTTTCCAGCAACGAACACTTCCTGTTGGGGGCGTGGCTAGAGCAGGCACAGTCCCAGGCTTTGGACCAACACGAAGCTCAGCTGTACGAGCTCAACGCACGAAACCAGATCACCCTTTGGGGACCCGACGGCAACATCCTGGACTACGCCAGCAAAGAATGGGGCGGTCTGGTGGCGGACTATTATCTACAACGCTGGGGCTTGTTTGTCAACACGTTAGTGGAGTGTCTTGACAGGGGAAGGCCCTTCAAGCAAGACGTCTTCAACCAGGCTGTGTTCCAGGTTGAGAAAGGATTCGTCTTCAACCAGAGAAAATATCCCTCCAAACCCCTAGGGGACACCTATGACATTGCACACAGAATCTTCCTGAAATATTACCCGTATGCGCTGAAAAAGTTAAAGTAA
- the pus3 gene encoding tRNA pseudouridine(38/39) synthase, producing the protein MAEEALLARVKALEDEVERLKAQLKAESVEERTEVSPNLQPEVLNQQKGEENRPKAKKRGAERPFDFSAHPRRHVALRLAYLGWQYQGFAVQENTDNTVEARLFEALLKTKLIQDRQTSNYHRCGRTDKGVSAFAQVISIDLRSNQFGGGLGVTVPPGVEDKGKTVSDELPYVKMLNRVLSQDVRILQWAPVETGFSARFDCKSRTYRYYFPRGDLDVDLMAEAAKRYEGTHDFRNLCKMDVGNGVLQFQRTILSASIQPAKLEPTVSNDPHQLCVFQVQGLAFLYHQVRCMMAVLLLIGQKLESPDIMNQLMDVEKNPRKPQYSMAVDYPLVLYGCHFEGVSWRTEPEEENHVLNSFHQHWVQTAVKTQVLFGMIQGLQSTITGETSSLQCWLMEGTRQKKYRPLLERPRCESLESRIQHFVKRGRLEQEEGENGEETTVFRGKRSKHSHLTTTSQPTARAEEWSKN; encoded by the exons ATGGCAGAGGAAGCCCTGCTAGCTCGTGTCAAAGCTTTGGAAGATGAAGTGGAGAGATTAAAAGCCCAACTGAAAGCAGAATCTGTGGAAGAGAGGACTGAAGTATCACCCAATCTCCAACCAGAGGTCCTAAACCAGCAGAAGGGTGAGGAGAACAGACCCAAAGCGAAGAAACGAGGAGCAGAGAGACCCTTCGACTTCTCCGCCCACCCTCGCAGACACGTGGCACTGCGGTTGGCATATCTCGGCTGGCAGTATCAAGGCTTTGCTGTCCAGGagaacaccgacaacacagtGGAAGCCCGGCTGTTTGAAGCACTGCTGAAAACTAAACTCATTCAGGACCGACAGACCTCCAACTATCATCGCTGCGGCCGCACAGATAAAGGAGTGAGTGCTTTTGCTCAG GTTATATCCATTGACCTCCGCTCCAACCAGTTTGGTGGAGGTTTAGGTGTGACTGTCCCTCCTGGTGTGGAGGACAAAGGCAAGACCGTCTCTGATGAATTACCCTACGTCAAGATGCTGAATCGAGTTCTGTCTCAGGACGTTAGAATACTGCAGTGGGCTCCTGTAGAAACCGGCTTCAGTGCACGATTTGACTGCAAGTCAAGAACCTACAGATATTACTTTCCTCGCGGAGACTTAGACGTGGATCTTATGGCTGAGGCTGCCAAACG GTATGAGGGTACACATGACTTCAGGAACTTGTGTAAGATGGACGTGGGTAATGGAGTGCTGCAGTTCCAAAGGACCATCCTGTCTGCCAGCATCCAGCCAGCCAAGCTGGAACCCACCGTCTCTAATGACCCCCACCAACTCTGTGTGTTCCAGGTCCAGGGTCTGGCTTTCCTCTATCACCAG GTTCGCTGCATGATGGCCGTGCTGCTTCTTATTGGACAGAAACTTGAATCTCCAGACATCATGAATCAGCTCATGGATGTAGAAAAGAACCCAAGGAAGCCTCAGTACAG TATGGCAGTGGATTATCCTCTGGTGCTCTATGGCTGTCACTTTGAGGGTGTGAGTTGGCGTACGGAACCTGAGGAGGAGAACCACGTCCTGAACTCTTTTCACCAACATTGGGTTCAGACGGCAGTCAAGACTCAAGTTCTGTTCGGCATGATCCAGGGCCTTCAAAGCACAATCACAG GCGAGACGTCATCCCTGCAGTGCTGGCTAATGGAAGGAACCAGACAGAAGAAGTACCGGCCCCTGCTGGAGCGGCCGCGGTGTGAGAGTCTGGAGTCCAGGATCCAGCATTTTGTGAAGAGAGGAAGACTAGAACAAGAGGAAGGAGAGAACGGCGAGGAGACCACCGTGTTCAGAGGAAAACGATCAAAACATTCCCATCTGACGACAACAAGCCAACCAACCGCAAGAGCAGAAGAATGGAGCAAAAACTGA